In one Pseudomonas sp. SCA2728.1_7 genomic region, the following are encoded:
- a CDS encoding TraX family protein, whose product MHLRKRDGALDLLKWLALLSMLLDHLRYVGFSADWLYVPGRLAFPWFCLAMAANLSRDGSRRMEWRYLGWLLLFSAVSEIPYRLYIPEPDTLNVMPTLALGLLVARGWQDPSIMSRLLGVAALVLAIVFPERLMFGFFGVLLPLAMLLVFRRPWYFSLLPGLICLAANQWQVLYDSARFGSSVAILGIATCLFAPMLGMFLLRHARHLQPPPMRRWAYALYPAHFLLLLTVRQLIA is encoded by the coding sequence ATGCACCTGAGAAAACGCGACGGCGCGCTGGATCTGCTCAAGTGGCTGGCGCTGCTGAGCATGTTGCTCGATCACCTGCGATATGTCGGGTTCTCCGCCGATTGGCTGTACGTGCCGGGGCGGCTGGCGTTTCCGTGGTTTTGTCTGGCGATGGCGGCGAATCTTTCGCGCGATGGTTCGCGGAGGATGGAATGGCGGTATCTGGGCTGGTTGTTGCTGTTCAGTGCGGTGAGTGAAATTCCTTACCGGTTGTACATTCCAGAGCCGGACACGTTGAACGTGATGCCGACGTTGGCGTTGGGTTTGCTAGTGGCGCGGGGGTGGCAGGATCCCTCGATCATGTCGCGATTGCTGGGCGTTGCTGCGCTGGTGCTGGCGATAGTTTTCCCGGAGCGGCTTATGTTTGGTTTCTTCGGGGTGTTGCTGCCGCTGGCGATGCTGTTGGTGTTTCGCCGCCCTTGGTACTTCAGCTTGCTGCCGGGTTTGATATGCCTCGCAGCGAATCAGTGGCAAGTGCTTTACGACTCGGCAAGGTTCGGTAGCAGCGTCGCCATTCTTGGCATTGCCACCTGTCTGTTTGCGCCCATGCTCGGAATGTTCCTGTTGCGACATGCGCGACATCTTCAGCCGCCACCGATGCGGCGCTGGGCCTATGCCCTCTATCCCGCGCATTTTCTCCTCCTGCTCACGGTTCGCCAGTTGATCGCATAA
- the gbcB gene encoding glycine-betaine demethylase subunit GbcB, with amino-acid sequence MSNSFLNPVTTQTWANGRHIVRCVKVIQETWDVRTFCFMADQPILFFFKPGQFVTLELEIEGQPIMRSYTISSSPSVPYSFSVTIKRVPGGKVSNWLHDTLHEGQELAVHGPVGLFNAIDFPSPKVLYLSGGVGITPCMSMARWFYDTNANVDMTFIHSARSPKDIIYHRELEHMASRIDNFSLHLICEKHGLGEPWAGYRGYLNHKMLELMVPDFLEREVFCCGPTPYMNAVKRLLEVAGYDMSRYHEESFGATPPEARADAVEQAEQAADAPEIDAADLHQVEFTSSGKSIRVAPGETVHAAAAKLGLMIPKACGMGICGTCKVLKLGGEVEMEHNGGITEDDEAEGFILSCCSVPKGDVRIDF; translated from the coding sequence ATGTCCAACAGCTTCCTGAATCCGGTCACCACCCAGACCTGGGCCAATGGCCGACACATCGTCCGTTGCGTCAAAGTCATCCAGGAAACCTGGGACGTGCGCACCTTCTGCTTTATGGCTGACCAGCCGATCCTGTTCTTCTTCAAACCCGGGCAGTTCGTCACCCTGGAGCTGGAAATCGAAGGCCAGCCGATCATGCGCTCGTACACGATTTCCAGTTCGCCGTCGGTGCCGTACAGTTTTTCGGTGACGATCAAACGGGTGCCGGGTGGCAAGGTGTCCAACTGGCTGCACGATACGCTGCATGAAGGCCAAGAACTGGCGGTGCACGGGCCGGTCGGGCTGTTCAATGCCATCGACTTCCCGAGCCCGAAAGTGCTCTACCTGAGCGGCGGCGTTGGTATCACGCCGTGCATGTCGATGGCGCGCTGGTTTTACGACACCAACGCCAACGTCGACATGACCTTTATCCACAGCGCGCGCTCACCGAAAGACATCATTTACCACCGCGAGCTGGAGCACATGGCGTCGCGGATCGACAACTTCAGCCTGCACCTGATTTGCGAGAAGCACGGCTTGGGTGAACCGTGGGCCGGTTATCGCGGTTATCTGAACCACAAGATGCTCGAACTGATGGTGCCGGACTTCCTCGAGCGCGAGGTGTTCTGCTGCGGGCCGACGCCGTATATGAATGCGGTCAAGCGCCTGCTGGAAGTGGCTGGTTACGACATGTCGCGTTATCACGAGGAATCGTTCGGTGCCACGCCGCCCGAGGCCCGTGCCGATGCGGTGGAACAGGCCGAGCAGGCTGCGGATGCGCCGGAAATCGATGCGGCGGATCTGCATCAGGTCGAATTCACTTCGTCCGGCAAGAGCATTCGTGTGGCACCGGGCGAGACCGTGCACGCGGCGGCGGCCAAGCTGGGGTTGATGATTCCGAAGGCGTGCGGCATGGGGATTTGCGGGACGTGCAAGGTGCTCAAGCTGGGTGGCGAGGTGGAGATGGAGCACAACGGCGGGATTACCGAGGACGATGAGGCTGAAGGGTTTATCTTGTCGTGCTGCAGTGTGCCGAAGGGGGATGTGCGCATCGATTTTTGA
- a CDS encoding electron transfer flavoprotein subunit beta: protein MNTKVISLVSIGAHPTSGRPRRADQDARAVELGLQLAGDNLQVLHAGDVAEPALRAYLGMGLEQMHVLEQPAGADALPALTAYLRDAGAQVVLTGSQAETGEGSGMLPFLLAEGLGWPLVVGLAQVESINDGSALVLQALPRGQRRRLKVKLPFLATVDNAAPKPRQSAYGPARRGVLQAEDVEVVDDELLAVATLQAAKPRPKRLKVIKAKSGADRMKAATAKASGGGGQVLKGVTAQAGAEAILKLLIEEGVVR, encoded by the coding sequence ATGAACACGAAAGTTATCAGTCTGGTTTCAATCGGCGCCCACCCGACTTCCGGCAGGCCACGCCGCGCCGACCAGGATGCCCGCGCGGTGGAACTCGGTTTGCAATTGGCTGGGGATAACCTGCAAGTGCTGCATGCCGGCGACGTCGCGGAACCGGCGTTGCGCGCCTACTTGGGCATGGGTCTGGAACAGATGCATGTGCTGGAGCAACCGGCTGGCGCCGATGCGCTGCCGGCGCTGACCGCGTATCTGCGCGATGCCGGTGCGCAAGTTGTGCTGACCGGCAGCCAGGCGGAAACCGGCGAGGGTTCGGGGATGCTGCCGTTCTTGTTGGCGGAAGGTTTGGGTTGGCCGCTGGTGGTTGGGCTGGCGCAGGTCGAGTCGATCAATGACGGTTCGGCGCTGGTGCTGCAAGCCTTGCCGCGTGGACAGCGGCGACGGTTGAAGGTCAAGCTGCCGTTTCTCGCGACTGTGGATAACGCTGCGCCGAAACCTCGGCAGAGTGCCTACGGGCCGGCGCGCCGGGGTGTTTTGCAGGCTGAAGACGTCGAAGTGGTGGACGATGAGTTGCTCGCGGTTGCCACTTTGCAAGCGGCCAAGCCACGGCCGAAACGCTTGAAGGTGATCAAGGCCAAAAGCGGGGCGGACCGGATGAAGGCCGCGACGGCCAAGGCCAGTGGTGGCGGGGGGCAGGTGCTCAAGGGAGTCACCGCACAGGCCGGTGCTGAAGCGATTCTCAAGTTGCTGATTGAAGAGGGTGTTGTTCGCTGA
- a CDS encoding NAD(P)-dependent oxidoreductase has protein sequence MSLQGKTLFITGASRGIGREIALRAARDGANIVIAAKSAEPHAKLPGTIHSVAAEVEAAGGKALALQVDVRDEEAVRKALAQANEHFGGIDALVNNAGAIKLTGVQHIELKRFDLMHQINTRAVLLCSQAALPYLKKSAGHILNLSPPLNLANKWFAQFSPYTVTKYGMSMLTLGMSEEFASYGISVNSLWPQTMIATAAIEFQLGSRESFKQARTPAIMADAAHVILGSRERQITGRLLIDEEILRESGVAEFDHYRFDRESEAALMPDLFVD, from the coding sequence ATGTCGTTACAAGGCAAAACCCTGTTCATCACCGGCGCCAGCCGTGGCATTGGTCGTGAAATTGCGCTGCGGGCCGCCAGGGACGGGGCCAACATCGTGATTGCGGCGAAGAGCGCCGAACCCCACGCCAAGTTACCCGGGACCATTCACAGCGTCGCGGCGGAAGTCGAGGCGGCGGGCGGCAAGGCTCTGGCCCTGCAAGTGGATGTGCGTGATGAAGAGGCTGTGCGCAAAGCGCTTGCGCAGGCCAATGAGCACTTCGGCGGCATCGATGCACTGGTGAACAACGCCGGGGCGATCAAGCTCACGGGTGTGCAACACATCGAACTCAAGCGTTTCGACCTGATGCACCAGATCAACACCCGCGCGGTGCTGCTGTGCAGTCAGGCTGCCCTGCCCTATCTGAAGAAATCCGCCGGGCACATTCTCAATCTGTCGCCGCCGCTGAATCTGGCGAACAAGTGGTTTGCGCAGTTCAGTCCGTACACCGTGACCAAGTACGGCATGAGCATGCTGACGCTGGGGATGAGCGAGGAATTTGCCAGTTACGGGATCAGCGTCAATTCACTGTGGCCGCAGACGATGATTGCCACGGCGGCGATTGAGTTTCAGTTGGGCAGCCGGGAGTCGTTCAAGCAGGCGCGGACCCCGGCGATCATGGCGGATGCGGCGCATGTGATTTTGGGTAGCCGCGAGCGGCAGATCACTGGGCGGTTGTTGATTGATGAGGAGATTTTGCGGGAGAGCGGTGTGGCGGAGTTTGATCATTATCGGTTTGATCGGGAAAGCGAGGCGGCGTTGATGCCGGATTTGTTTGTTGACTGA
- a CDS encoding sarcosine oxidase subunit beta, protein MQRYSGFGLFKHSLSHHENWQRMWRTPTPKKVYDVVIVGGGGHGLATAYYLAKEHGITNVAVVEKGWLGGGNTARNTTIVRSNYLWDESAHLYEHAMKLWEGLSQDLNYNVMFSQRGVYNLCHTLQDIRDSERRVSANRLNGVDGELLNAKQVADEIPYLDCSKNTRYPVLGATVQRRGGVARHDAVAWGFARAADALGVDLIQQTEVIGFRKENGVCIGVETNKGFIGAKRVGVVTAGNSGHMAKLAGFRLPIESHPLQALVSEPIKPIIDSVIMSNAVHGYISQSDKGDLVIGAGIDGYNGYGQRGSYPVIEHTIQAIVEMFPVLSRVRMNRQWGGIVDTTPDACPIISKTPVPNMFFNCGWGTGGFKATPGSGNVFAASLAKGEMHPLAAPFSIDRFHNGALIDEHGAAAVAH, encoded by the coding sequence ATGCAACGCTATTCGGGCTTCGGCCTCTTCAAACACTCCCTCAGCCACCACGAAAACTGGCAGCGCATGTGGCGCACGCCGACGCCGAAGAAGGTCTACGACGTGGTTATCGTCGGCGGCGGCGGGCACGGTCTGGCGACGGCTTACTATCTGGCCAAAGAGCACGGCATCACCAATGTGGCCGTGGTCGAGAAAGGCTGGCTGGGCGGCGGTAACACCGCGCGCAACACCACCATCGTGCGCTCCAACTACCTGTGGGACGAGTCGGCGCACCTCTACGAACACGCGATGAAATTGTGGGAAGGCCTGTCCCAGGATCTCAACTACAACGTGATGTTCTCCCAGCGTGGCGTCTACAACCTGTGTCACACCCTGCAGGACATCCGTGATTCCGAGCGTCGGGTCAGCGCCAACCGCCTCAACGGCGTCGATGGCGAGCTGCTCAACGCCAAGCAAGTCGCTGACGAGATTCCGTACCTCGACTGCTCGAAAAACACCCGCTACCCAGTGTTGGGCGCGACCGTGCAGCGTCGCGGCGGCGTCGCCCGTCACGATGCCGTGGCGTGGGGCTTTGCCCGTGCCGCCGATGCCTTGGGCGTGGACTTGATCCAGCAGACCGAAGTCATCGGTTTCCGTAAGGAAAACGGCGTATGCATCGGTGTTGAAACCAACAAGGGTTTCATCGGCGCCAAGCGCGTCGGCGTGGTCACGGCCGGTAACTCCGGGCACATGGCCAAACTCGCCGGTTTCCGTCTGCCGATCGAATCCCACCCGCTGCAGGCGCTGGTGTCCGAGCCGATCAAACCGATTATCGACAGCGTGATCATGTCCAACGCCGTGCACGGTTACATCAGCCAGTCCGACAAGGGCGACCTGGTGATCGGTGCCGGTATCGACGGCTACAACGGCTACGGCCAGCGCGGTTCGTACCCGGTGATCGAACACACCATTCAGGCCATCGTCGAGATGTTCCCGGTGTTGTCCCGCGTACGCATGAACCGTCAGTGGGGCGGCATCGTCGACACCACCCCGGACGCTTGCCCGATCATTTCGAAAACCCCGGTACCGAACATGTTCTTCAACTGCGGTTGGGGCACCGGCGGTTTCAAAGCCACACCTGGCTCGGGCAACGTGTTTGCCGCGAGTCTGGCCAAGGGTGAAATGCACCCATTGGCCGCACCGTTTTCCATCGACCGTTTCCACAACGGCGCACTCATCGACGAACACGGCGCTGCTGCCGTCGCCCACTAA
- a CDS encoding sarcosine oxidase subunit delta: MLHIFCPHCGELRSEEEFHASGQAHIPRPLDPGACTDEEWGDYMFFRDNPRGLHHELWDHVAGCRQYFNVTRDTVTYEILETYKIGTKPQFTDKADTAKTATTALGEKV, translated from the coding sequence ATGTTGCATATCTTCTGTCCTCACTGCGGCGAACTGCGCTCCGAAGAGGAATTCCACGCATCCGGCCAGGCGCACATTCCGCGTCCACTGGATCCCGGCGCCTGCACCGACGAGGAGTGGGGCGACTACATGTTCTTCCGCGACAACCCGCGCGGTCTGCACCACGAACTGTGGGATCACGTCGCCGGTTGCCGCCAGTACTTCAACGTCACCCGCGACACCGTGACCTACGAGATTCTCGAAACCTACAAGATCGGCACCAAGCCGCAATTCACCGACAAGGCTGATACGGCGAAAACAGCCACGACGGCGCTGGGAGAGAAGGTATGA
- a CDS encoding serine hydroxymethyltransferase translates to MFSKQDQIQGYDDALLAAMNAEEQRQEDHIELIASENYTSKRVMQAQGSGLTNKYAEGYPGKRYYGGCEHVDKVEALAIERAKQLFGADYANVQPHSGSSANSAVYLALIQPGDTILGMSLAHGGHLTHGAKVSSSGKLYNAVQYGINTDTGLIDYDEVERLAVESKPKMIVAGFSAYSKTLDFPRFRQIADKVGALLFVDMAHVAGLVAAGLYPNPLPYADVVTTTTHKTLRGPRGGLILAKSNEEIEKKLNAAVFPGAQGGPLMHVIAGKAVCFKEALEPGFKAYQQQVIDNAQAMASVFIKRGYDVVSGGTDNHLFLVSLIRQGLTGKDADAALGRAHITVNKNAVPNDPQSPFVTSGLRIGTPAVTTRGFKVTQCEVLAGWICDILDNLGDADVEANVAQQVSALCADFPVYR, encoded by the coding sequence ATGTTCAGCAAGCAAGACCAGATCCAGGGTTACGACGATGCACTGCTGGCGGCGATGAATGCCGAGGAGCAACGTCAGGAAGATCACATCGAGCTGATCGCGTCGGAGAACTACACCAGCAAACGCGTGATGCAAGCGCAAGGCAGCGGCCTCACCAACAAATACGCCGAAGGCTATCCGGGCAAGCGCTACTACGGTGGCTGCGAGCACGTCGATAAAGTCGAAGCGCTGGCCATCGAACGCGCCAAGCAACTGTTCGGCGCCGATTACGCCAACGTCCAGCCGCACTCCGGTTCCTCCGCCAACAGCGCCGTGTACCTGGCGCTGATCCAGCCGGGCGACACCATCCTCGGCATGAGCCTGGCCCACGGCGGTCACCTGACCCACGGCGCCAAAGTGTCGTCCTCAGGCAAGCTCTACAACGCGGTGCAGTACGGCATCAACACTGACACCGGGCTGATCGATTACGACGAAGTCGAGCGTCTGGCCGTTGAATCCAAGCCGAAAATGATCGTCGCCGGTTTCTCCGCATACTCGAAGACTCTGGACTTCCCGCGCTTCCGTCAGATCGCTGACAAGGTCGGTGCGCTGTTGTTCGTCGACATGGCCCACGTCGCCGGTCTGGTCGCCGCCGGTCTGTACCCGAACCCGCTGCCGTACGCCGACGTCGTTACCACCACCACGCACAAAACCCTGCGCGGTCCACGTGGCGGCTTGATCCTGGCCAAGTCCAACGAAGAGATCGAGAAGAAGCTCAACGCTGCCGTGTTCCCCGGCGCTCAGGGCGGCCCGCTGATGCACGTCATCGCCGGTAAAGCCGTGTGCTTCAAGGAAGCGCTGGAGCCAGGCTTCAAGGCGTATCAGCAACAAGTGATCGACAACGCTCAGGCGATGGCCAGCGTGTTTATCAAACGTGGCTACGATGTAGTGTCCGGCGGCACCGACAACCACTTGTTCCTGGTCAGCCTGATCCGTCAGGGCCTGACCGGCAAAGACGCCGACGCCGCCCTTGGCCGCGCGCACATTACCGTCAACAAGAACGCCGTGCCGAACGACCCGCAATCGCCGTTCGTCACCTCGGGCCTGCGCATCGGCACCCCTGCGGTCACTACTCGCGGCTTCAAAGTGACCCAGTGCGAAGTGTTGGCCGGCTGGATCTGCGACATCCTCGACAACCTTGGCGATGCCGATGTCGAGGCCAATGTTGCCCAGCAAGTGTCGGCCCTGTGCGCAGACTTCCCGGTTTATCGCTGA
- the gbcA gene encoding glycine-betaine demethylase subunit GbcA, with translation MDVTAKISLGDPLEPARKATAQMLQERERTFSLPQPFYSDERLFDIDMQEIFQKEWLIAGMTCEIPAKGNYLTLQIGKNPIIVIRGAEGVVHAFHNVCRHRGSRLCTSEKGKVAKLVCHYHQWTYELDGRLLFAGTEMGADFDMKQYGLKPVNVKTAGGYIFISLAENPPAIDDFLSTLNHYMEPYDMENTKVAITTTLMEKANWKLVLENNRECYHCNASHPELLKTLLEWDDVTDPRADQAFKDHVAASAAAWEAEKIPYAHASFGLRNRIVRMPLLKGTVSMTLDGKQGCAKLMGRIKNPDLGSMRILHLPHSWNHCMGDHIIVFTVWPISAQETMVTTKWIVHKDAVEGVDYDVERMRQVWDATNDQDRRLAEENQRGINSTAYQPGPYSKTYEFGVVNFVDWYSERLLSNLGAEPAPYLKGVPVQG, from the coding sequence ATGGACGTCACCGCAAAAATCAGCCTGGGCGATCCGCTGGAACCCGCACGCAAGGCCACCGCACAAATGCTCCAGGAGCGCGAGCGGACGTTTTCGCTGCCGCAACCGTTCTACAGCGATGAGCGGTTGTTCGATATCGACATGCAGGAGATCTTCCAGAAAGAGTGGTTGATCGCCGGCATGACCTGCGAGATCCCGGCCAAGGGCAACTACTTGACGCTGCAGATCGGCAAGAACCCGATCATCGTCATTCGTGGCGCCGAGGGCGTGGTCCATGCGTTCCACAACGTCTGCCGCCACCGTGGCTCGCGTCTGTGCACCAGTGAAAAAGGCAAGGTCGCCAAACTGGTCTGCCACTACCACCAGTGGACGTACGAGCTGGACGGGCGCCTGCTGTTCGCCGGCACCGAAATGGGCGCCGACTTCGACATGAAGCAGTACGGCCTCAAACCGGTGAACGTGAAGACTGCCGGCGGTTACATCTTCATCAGCCTGGCCGAGAACCCGCCGGCCATCGATGACTTCCTGTCGACACTGAACCATTACATGGAACCGTACGACATGGAGAACACCAAGGTGGCGATCACCACCACCTTGATGGAAAAAGCCAACTGGAAACTGGTGCTGGAAAACAACCGCGAGTGCTACCACTGCAACGCGTCGCACCCGGAACTGTTGAAAACCCTGCTGGAATGGGACGACGTCACCGACCCGCGCGCCGATCAGGCGTTCAAGGATCACGTTGCTGCGTCCGCTGCTGCCTGGGAAGCCGAGAAGATTCCTTACGCCCACGCCAGCTTCGGCCTGCGTAACCGCATCGTGCGCATGCCGCTGCTCAAGGGCACCGTGTCGATGACCCTCGACGGCAAACAGGGCTGCGCGAAACTGATGGGGCGGATCAAGAACCCGGATCTGGGTTCGATGCGCATCCTGCACCTGCCGCACTCGTGGAACCACTGCATGGGCGACCACATCATCGTCTTCACGGTGTGGCCGATCAGCGCGCAGGAAACCATGGTCACCACCAAGTGGATCGTGCACAAGGATGCGGTTGAGGGCGTCGATTACGACGTCGAGCGCATGCGTCAGGTGTGGGACGCGACCAATGATCAGGACCGCCGACTGGCGGAAGAGAATCAGCGCGGGATCAACTCGACGGCGTATCAGCCTGGGCCTTATTCGAAGACCTATGAATTTGGCGTGGTCAACTTTGTCGATTGGTACAGCGAGCGTCTGCTGAGCAACCTCGGCGCCGAGCCTGCGCCGTACCTCAAAGGCGTCCCCGTTCAGGGCTAA
- a CDS encoding low specificity L-threonine aldolase: protein MTDKSQQFASDNYSGICPEAWAAMEQANHGHQRAYGDDEWTARASDHFRKLFETDCEVFFAFNGTAANSLALSSLCQSYHSVICSETAHVETDECGAPEFFSNGSKLLIAGTENGKITPQSIREVALKRQDIHYPKPRVVTLTQATEVGSVYTPEEVRAISATCKELGLHLHMDGARFSNACAFLGCSPADLTWKAGVDVLCFGGTKNGMAVGEAILFFNHKLAEDFDYRCKQAGQLASKMRFLSAPWVGILETDAWLKYARHANHCAQLLAELVSDIPGVELMFPVQANGVFLQLSEPAIAALTAKNWRFYTFIGKGGARFMCSWDTEEERVRELARDIREVMSA, encoded by the coding sequence ATGACCGACAAGAGCCAACAATTCGCCAGCGACAACTACTCCGGTATCTGCCCTGAAGCCTGGGCTGCGATGGAGCAGGCCAACCACGGCCACCAACGCGCGTATGGCGACGATGAATGGACCGCTCGCGCGTCCGATCATTTCCGCAAACTGTTCGAAACCGACTGCGAAGTGTTCTTCGCCTTCAACGGCACCGCCGCCAACTCGCTGGCCCTGTCGTCGCTGTGTCAGAGTTACCACAGCGTGATCTGCTCGGAAACCGCTCACGTCGAAACCGACGAATGCGGCGCACCGGAATTCTTCTCCAACGGTTCGAAACTGCTGATCGCTGGCACCGAAAACGGCAAGATCACCCCGCAATCGATCCGCGAAGTCGCGCTCAAGCGTCAGGACATTCACTACCCGAAACCGCGCGTGGTCACCCTGACCCAGGCCACCGAAGTCGGCAGCGTCTACACCCCGGAAGAAGTCCGCGCCATCAGCGCCACCTGCAAAGAGCTGGGCCTGCACCTGCACATGGACGGCGCACGCTTCTCCAACGCCTGCGCCTTCCTCGGTTGCTCGCCGGCAGATCTGACCTGGAAGGCCGGTGTCGACGTGCTGTGCTTCGGCGGCACGAAAAATGGCATGGCCGTGGGTGAAGCGATCCTGTTCTTCAACCACAAGCTGGCGGAAGACTTCGACTATCGCTGCAAACAGGCCGGGCAACTGGCGTCGAAAATGCGCTTCCTCTCGGCACCGTGGGTCGGCATCCTCGAAACCGACGCCTGGCTGAAATATGCGCGCCACGCCAACCACTGCGCGCAATTGCTGGCAGAACTGGTCAGCGACATTCCCGGCGTCGAACTGATGTTCCCGGTACAGGCCAATGGCGTGTTCCTGCAACTGTCGGAACCGGCGATTGCCGCGCTGACCGCAAAAAACTGGCGCTTCTACACCTTCATCGGCAAGGGCGGCGCACGCTTCATGTGCTCCTGGGACACCGAAGAAGAACGCGTCCGCGAACTGGCTCGCGACATCCGCGAAGTCATGTCCGCCTGA
- a CDS encoding electron transfer flavoprotein subunit alpha/FixB family protein, whose amino-acid sequence MSDIIRRDPRAEWIARNRLHPLHAAMQPAQHSWMGPNGIIRKNLHGIGFTGPNGIKRIDRSGAQQGGAVKRSAAVEVQLPLHQVPAPAFYISVVPDMVGGRLSSHDRDLLGLAHQLAGQDGAVLAVVFGEHKENAFATAGVDRLLVLEGEEFSGYAPEQRVQGLRAVDNQFNPRHWLLPDSRSGGGELGRRFAAALGERPATRVWQVKDQECIGRAGAGLQDLARPVARLILAAAECAEPVSETRHEALPVELSTSVARSLSRIEDLGAVAVDPAAIPMAEAEFIFSGGNGVKDWQLFHETAAALGATEGASRVAVDDGFMARDRQVGASGTWVTARVYVAVGISGAIQHLQGIGACDKVVAINLDPGCDMIKRADLSVIGESAEILQALIEAVAAYRNEAKRDAA is encoded by the coding sequence ATGAGCGACATTATCCGCCGCGACCCCCGCGCCGAATGGATTGCGCGTAACCGCCTGCACCCGCTGCACGCGGCCATGCAACCGGCGCAACACAGCTGGATGGGTCCCAACGGCATCATCCGCAAGAACCTGCACGGCATCGGTTTTACCGGCCCCAACGGCATCAAGCGGATCGACCGCAGCGGCGCGCAACAGGGCGGGGCGGTCAAACGTTCGGCCGCGGTTGAAGTGCAATTGCCGCTGCATCAGGTACCGGCCCCGGCGTTCTATATCAGCGTGGTACCGGACATGGTCGGTGGCCGCTTGAGCAGTCACGACCGTGATTTGCTTGGCCTCGCCCATCAACTCGCCGGCCAGGACGGTGCGGTGTTGGCGGTGGTCTTTGGCGAGCACAAGGAAAACGCTTTCGCCACCGCAGGCGTCGATCGCTTGCTGGTGCTGGAAGGCGAGGAATTCAGCGGTTATGCACCGGAGCAACGAGTGCAAGGTTTGCGCGCTGTGGATAACCAGTTCAACCCGCGTCACTGGCTGCTACCGGACAGCCGCAGCGGTGGCGGCGAACTCGGTCGACGCTTTGCGGCGGCACTGGGCGAGCGCCCGGCCACGCGGGTCTGGCAGGTCAAGGATCAGGAGTGCATCGGCCGCGCTGGTGCTGGGCTGCAAGACCTCGCCCGTCCCGTTGCAAGGTTGATTCTGGCTGCCGCCGAATGCGCCGAGCCGGTCAGCGAAACCCGTCATGAAGCGTTGCCGGTGGAGTTATCCACAAGTGTCGCGCGCAGCTTGTCGCGGATCGAAGATCTCGGCGCGGTGGCGGTCGACCCGGCGGCGATTCCGATGGCCGAAGCGGAGTTCATTTTCTCCGGCGGCAACGGCGTCAAGGACTGGCAGCTGTTCCACGAAACGGCGGCGGCACTCGGCGCTACCGAAGGCGCTTCGCGGGTCGCCGTCGACGATGGCTTCATGGCCCGTGATCGTCAGGTCGGCGCGTCCGGCACCTGGGTCACCGCGCGGGTCTATGTGGCTGTGGGTATCTCCGGCGCGATCCAGCACCTGCAAGGCATTGGTGCTTGCGACAAGGTGGTGGCAATCAACCTTGATCCAGGCTGCGACATGATCAAGCGTGCCGATTTGTCGGTGATCGGCGAGAGCGCAGAGATTCTGCAGGCGTTGATCGAAGCGGTCGCGGCTTACCGCAACGAAGCCAAGCGCGATGCGGCTTAA